The sequence below is a genomic window from Mytilus edulis chromosome 2, xbMytEdul2.2, whole genome shotgun sequence.
aaacgagaaaactaacggccttatttatataaagaaaatgatCACATGTATGATTTAATAAGGTTCTACCCTAGGAGTAGATTTTCATaggtgtatttggcaaaactgttcGGAGTTTTGGCTCATCAATGCTCTcgaacttcatactttatttggcctgttttaactttttaagtCGAGCGTCAGTAATGAGTCTTTTTAAACGAAATGTGCGTTTGGCGCACTCAACCATCTTTGgtgaatattttaaaatctacTATTCTCTAATCTGATGATATTATTATTTAAACTTGAAAAGTTTAATGAAAACCAACCGACCAAAAAAAACAAgctacatacaaacaaacaacaaacatacCCTCATAATGTCTtaccatataaatatataaaattgcatactatttttaacaaagcattattttttttataatagaaaattaaaaagaataacaCTCAACCAGAAGATCCAACAACAGAAAAAACTCCTTCTGAATCAGATCCGATTGATTTTAGTTCTAATGATATCGATATGAAAGCCAAGATGGATTCGGTAATATTTAAGTATTTTCGTACAATTGAAATTCTCAAGGGTGACAAAACATCTGTAATCAAAGATCTAAAAGTTCTAAGCAATGAACACGTGGTCATGATAGATGGCAACAATAACCGAATACTGAGTTCTGAAATCGAGGGTATTAAACAAAACGAATTTCGACTTCCAGGCAAACCATATTGCCTGGCAATAGCTCCCGATGACACAGCAGCAATCTCTCTATATGATAATGGAAAAGTGATAATGGTTGATATTTTCAAACGACAAATCTTCCGAGAGATTGTCATCACTTGTTTTGGTTTAGTGTTTACTCCGGAGCACCTTATTCTTAATTGCGGGAAAACTGGAATAAAGGCTATGGATATGAATGGCGACGTGTATGCAGTTATACCAGAAGTTCGAGGTGATGGTTATCTTTTCATTGGTCACGACGGTcatgtatattgtaattcatGTGGATCCAATCAGATTATAAGTTGTAACATACGCAGACGTTTAGTAAAAACTTTTACGACATTAAGTATCGAACACCCATTAGGAACAACAGTGGATGACGAAGGATTTGTTTATGAAGTTGGCGTTCAGTCTCCTAGCTCCAGTATTATAAGCCACGAAGGCAGCAAAGCTTCAGAGAGTATCCATATGATCAGTCCGACCGGAAGACATCACCGATTGGTGCTCACAAAACAAGATGGTGTCAATAATCCGTATGCAGTTTTTTACGATAATGAGAGAAAAAACTTACTCGTTGCCAACAATTTTGGAGAATCAGTGGTGATatacagaaaagaagatgtgTTTCAGAAATGAAGTAGTGATATCTATAGATTTTGTTCAGATGACGCTTTTGTTTCTTGATATTTGCAAGTATAACCTATATTCTAAAATTCTACATTTATACTTATATTTTCGTACCGTGATCACACGACATGCCAGTGtataatatttcttatttaaggatTACAACAATTAATTAAACAATATATCAATATGTATTTCAAATCGACATGCTCGAACATGCCTTTTCAATTAAATAGAAAATGACAATACAATCTTTAAAACTATTTATTGATTGAAAGCGAAAAAGAAGTAAACAGATTGAAAGATACGCTTTGTGCACCATTTGACAACACCACATTGCCAGATATGCATAGACTGACAAGTAGGACTTATATCGGATGGATATAGAGTAGATATCATGTCAGGGGACAACACTTGTCAGTCTTCAGGGATGTTGCATACACACTAGGTTAAGCTAAGCTATCAATAGTTATCTGTAACTGCCATCGCAGCTATTTTCACCGTAAACATCTTTATAAATTCTATCGCTTTGAATTTCAGAAGCCAACGGACAAGGTTTACTGCGAAATATAAAGTGAACCTAGTTTATGGTTACCGTTttatcggtttttttttaatgctgtTGAACATGATTTGAAGCAGATTTTAGTAgaataaaatctttttaaaatacaaggttttaaaaaaaaatacccatttaaaatttcaaaattgagggttttgaatttcaataaatgaatgatttatatttctgaaaatcTAATGAAAGAATTTGTTGTCGTTTATCTTGAATATCGATAGGAATCATGTGAGGAAAATAAATACATGGTTGCAGTAGCCTACATATTTTCAGTCTTCGTAAATCAATTTTGAACACAGCAAAATGTGTTTGTCACCAATTTAAAGTGCCTAACCTAAAGGGGGTGGTACTATTTAATGATTTTTCTGGTTCCTGACAACTCTTCAGTACAAATTGaagtttttgttaatattttccaAATTTGGCTTCAATTCCGGAGCACAGCTTAATATGTGTAATTCAAGGTTCTAACAATATCGTAGCTGATGATCAAATTGCAAACGCCCGAACATAGCCGAAAATCGCTTTTTAGTTAGTGTTTTCATGAAGGCCTTTGATAATCATAATCTCCATTACAAATTGAGTTTCTCATGAATTGATTTAACACTAGTGCAATTCTtcttattatacccccgctttaaaaaaggggggggtatactgttttacctctgtctgtcagtccgtccgtccgtcagtcagtccgtcagtcagtccgtcagtcagtccgtcccatgaaactttcgtcacatttttctcaggaactacacatccaccctttctgtaatttggtatcgacatttatatatgtcagccatactgtgtgatgcattttcagattcatcacttgacaacttcctgtttaccgaacacttgtctgattttacacatgatagccaagttgaaaattttcgtcacatttttctcaggaactacaatacaaggatttctgaaatttggtttcaggacttatataagtcagctataccgtgtgatgcgttttcagattcatcacttgacaacttcctgtttaccgaacacttgtatgattttacacatgatagccaagttgaaaattttcgtcacatttttttcagaaactaccatacaaggatttctgaaatttgggttcaggatttatataagtcagctataccgtgtgatgcgttttcagattcatcactcgactacttcctgtttaccgaacacttgtatgattttacactattaatattatccacttgcggcgggggtatcatcagtgagcagtagctcgcagtttcacttgttgtttttcattttttgcttcAATTCAATAGCACGGCTCAATATGTGAAATTGAAGGTTTAAACAATATCAAAGCTAAACATGAAAATTGCAAACGCCAGCGCATTTTTAGTTGGAAAGGATTCTATGGATAGCCTTTTTGGTACCAACTTATTCCTCATATTACGGAATAGGACACAGTTGGATATGTTTACAAATCATACGAATAAACTGGTGTCTAAAAGAGAGGGACAacagataccagatggacagtggaccgtcaaactcatagatcaaaaatagactgactacgccatggctaaaaatgaaaaagacaaacagacaaataatagtacacatgacacaacatagcgCACGAAAATATTCCTCTCGTGAGTTGAGGCATATACTAGTAGTCTCTGTTTACCTCAATCAATTCACAAGGTTTTAATGTGCAAATGTGGGTTGTTCTTCCTGTTTCAGGATGGTtgctaaaaaacatttttttttactattatttcTGTAAAATTGGAACATACGTGCGAgtaatatatcaaatgaaatatgCAAGCACGGTGCGACAGGAGAGAGTGAACGTGAGACTACGAAATGGGAAGTTGACAATAGGAAAACTGAAAACCTCATGTTTGTCACAGATCAATGTTTGAGtaaattttaagtaaaatattaagaaaagaaGCACGGTTCACAGCAGCTAATAAGATGTAAATACTCCGAGCTAAAATGTAGGTTGTATCGTTAGTGATACACAATTAGTAACCATcttaaaacaattcatattttgGTAGAACTAGAACGGTTTAATAAGATGACACAGTCGATATTTAATATTATAGattgtgtataaatttctaaatatttgcAAATTGTGACGGTAGAACTTTTTAAGGGTCCACAAATGAGTGACACAGCTGGAGACCGCACTATTTCGTTCAAAACAAGCTGCTTGTTTCAGTTAATTCCAAGATAaggaataaataaaggcaacactagtatcccgctgttcaaaactcataaatccatggacaaaaaacaaaatcggggtaatcACAGATACAAGGTTTGTAAAAAATTTTCAGTAAACGCTCGTTTTGTCCACAAttgaatcatcagtgacgctgagaAAGACGGAATATTTATGGTCATGGTGTAGAAAAAGGTGAATAGGGACAGTAGAAGACTAATAATAACAGacatcaaaaataaaaacgaagaAAGGTACAAAcaacaattcaaacaaacatacaacaacaacaaaaaccacACTCAGGTGTAACATTAGGTTAAATTAAGGCAACAATAGTTTACCAATGTTTAAATCTCATAAATTGATTTAGACCTTTTAAGTCTACATTTGAAATTAATCTATACAGGTTATGAAAATAAGTACCCCATTACTGATTCCTTGAGTAAGTGGATTAGAAAAGCATACACTGCTTTAATGTCTTTTGAAAGAAAACGCTTGTTTAGAATTTTAGTCATGTAAATTCTTTCAGACATGTTGCAAGTAAAAAAGTAGATTCAGACCTACCTTTATTAGCTAAAACAAGTGTATGcaatatcatattttaatgagttttattgaaaaaataacaaaaacaatgtcaaagtatatatcatatattcaaAATGTTGAGTATTATACTGCACCTGTAAAAGAGGAAAtttaagttatctccctttcttcATAAAAGAAAGAATTCGTAAATAACGGACATAAACAAACACGTACCTAGATCTCGATATACATTTTTATCATAAATCAAATTAAAGACATTTCTAGCAATTGATGCCCTTCTTTTTTTGCTTATTTACATATAATGTACAAGACATGTCCTATACAATGATGTAGAATGATatgttaaatattaaaaagaataaattatgATTGATGCCCAGTGTCCAGTTTATATTTTCTGTTCGTGATACATGTTTTCACATACGAACAAACTGTTGTAATCATTGAAGCGACTCATCCTCCTTAGTCACAGTACCATCTGTACCATGGATCATCTTCATGGAGGACAGTTGATGACTGTTTTCTTTGTTGGAACGTTTGGCAACTATATGAATTCATATACAAGTTATACGCATCTGTATGCTGTCCGGTACATCGTTTTAGTCACCAACTCGTATCTCAATCTACAAGGATAAAATGAATACATTTAACAAGTATGAATAGATGAACTGTGGTTGGGAAAGAACTTTTCATTTCACAGATATACAttatttctatacaaaaagagggacgaaagataccagagggacccCACTTAAAACTAaggctgatctcaggtgctccggaagggtaagcatatcctgctccacatgtgacacccgtcaaCTTAGTCGACAACCTCTGCTCTTGCTAGATATTAACGTTTCTTTCTGTCATTGTGTGTTATTGGAATTAAACAGATAAGTATGTTGCGAATGTAAAAAGTTCAAGCGCTGTGTTATAAAGGTGGCAACTAAATACAagttgacaccatttgcgagtatggtcttgaggaaacgatgatagtccatcgagaggggacgataaatggctgacccgtatTACGAGAGAGCCCTATCTCTTgtacgttaaagacacccttctagattttgaaaaagagcaggcgAATGCCGCAgtactcgcacccgcaaagtggaaagggatttatataagttgcaaaacttgtttcccagtcaactataaataaatatgtttaaactaaatacaaGTATATACATACAGAGACATGTTTCACTGTTTTTGACGTCGTTTTGCTAAATCAATAGAACAAGTATTGATTGATAGGAATTATTCATTGGTGGTTAATGTCTTGAACTAGTTTTCAGTAACCATTAATCATATGAGATTTGTGTATTCAGCCTTTTTGTCAGTTGTTTTTGTGTTATCTGTCAGTCTGATGAGTGAAGCTCCTTTCGACTGATTTTTGTTATTATGCTGTGCTGGTACCCCAAGGTCAGACAAGTTTAACAACGACACATTCTTTAGATTTAATTAAGGAGAAAGAAGTTTACCTGTTTTCAGATGAATTAGAGACACATATCAATGTTATACTAAAAAAATATGGAATTGCATGAATTTCTTATGAAGCGAGACCGTGTCTCAACAGGGTAAGGGTATCCTGCTTTGCATGCAAATTCATATAGTCACAATTTCACAATCAGTAACAAAGGCACAATCGGTTAAATTACAGATCAGGCGACTCTAATGGAATCTCAAAATTTAAGCGAAAACATGTCGCCAATGATTGAAACAACCAAAACAAGCTACCAAAATAATTAAGGTAAAGGAAACGAACAAtgcaaaacaagaaaaaagataACTAATAGAAATTGAATAAAAAGTTAATACGTAGTAGCCTCATCTTCTGACGCAGaatataaattcaataaaaaCTGTCATGATAACagtttcaaataaactcatcatagataccaggatttaaatttatatttgcgccagacgcgcttttcgtctacaaaagactcaccactgacgctcgaataaaaaaagatcTAGGAATAGACCTGTTTATGTGTTTATGTGTATATTCACTCTCTACCGTTGACGAACTAGTGAATTACCTGGTTTTTACACAAGTTTTCCATCTCCATGTTCCACACTCCGTTGTATATTCTTCACGGACAAGTGTTTTATACGTCTGTTGATATGGCATATTATGTTTCTCATATTTGCaatttctaaaagaaaaaataaagaagacttgtttttaaattttaaagaaacagcAGTACGAATATTGTGCATTTTTATGATTTGTAAAATGGAGTTAAAAAAACGATTGGAATTTTGTGTAATCATTTAGGAAGAAAAGGGAGTGTAATTTCAAGTGTAATGTAATTTCTAGGATTGCAATGTTAATGTATGCATCTAcaaataaaacatacatttttgtaaattttgtaaatactttgTCTAATCTTAAGATTTTCACAAACCTGACTATCAATACATGCATGTTccataaagaagaaaaaaatgcacGTAATAAAaagtcatcaaagataccaggtatAATTTATATGACAGAATGACGTTTATTACTTATGATTataatgtttcttgtttttttttaattaaaataaatacatttaagaTTCGTATTTAGGAAACTGAACAATTTGAGATATTTAGCacgttatttttttctgaataataaagaaataaacttTGTGCAGTTATGTAATGCAGGCGTATCAATAAGTAACTAAATCTTATAATCCCAAAGCATATACTGTTGGAATATTGGTATTCACTTTATAATAAGATAAAACCATATTTTATTAAAGTATAACCTCTTCATTTCATAAAACACACTATGATGGACAAATACAAAACGATTTTTAAACATCGAATTTATATAACTGAGCTTAATTGGTATAAAcaaatgaagtttttatttttcgttaGCTGAAAACGACCAACTTCATGCCAAAACTTAAAAAGAAATAAGATATTTCAACTGAATCATGATGGGGAatttataacttgttgttttcatttttgttattataaGACAGCAATACAAGAACATATTAAACCATTATAACCAGCGGTAACACAGATAGGCTTGAACTAGCCTTTTTTCAAATAGAACAGATATCAATGTAGTGAACATGCAATTCTTGGTGCACGTATCTCAGGTCAACGGTCAATAGTCTACGGCGCGCAGACTTATTTAAATGTAAAGCAAATTAATAAGAACATTGAAGGAATTTATGGACAGGATATTAATGAACGATAATTAATACATAATTGGATATcactatatggccttcaacataaTCAATACTTTCGCCCACGACTTCTACAGAAACTAAATTTTACCTAATTTCACATCTTCTTCCTCTATAACCCTTCGGACACCGACATTTGTCCTTTCTGCATTTGCCTCCGTTCATGCAAGGTTGTTCACATCGACCTACAATTATAAAACCAAGATTTAATACTATGTTGTAGTTTTATTACATGATATATCTAATGATAAGagataaaaattacataaaacattttgcatatgaacaaaaaacaaatgatacAAATGCATGAAGAAATTAATATATTCCCATAAATctttatattccttatttcaACCGACAGGAAAAGTGATTAATGGTCTTTGAAATATCTACTCATAATACCGTCTAATTTGGAAAAGAGAAAATGGAATTATTGTCAGAATATGAGCAATTTCAGCAACAAAATTGTTCAATACTTgtctctatgatgagtttattcagaaTATTACCCCAAACTAAAGAAATATTTTGGCAGTTGTAGCTTAGAATCCATACACATGTAAAGTTAGTTTTTAAGTTTAATTCTACATAACATCTGAATCACATTGCCTGTAGAATAagttttcattaataaaatgttgTACTAAAAACTAACAAGAGCATCTTTCAGTGTCGTCAAGTTCTTATTTTATCTGTGTTgagcgtctggcgtaataaataaGAAGCATATCATCTCTGTCATGTCTGTTGGGTGTCAATTTTACATCACATTTcttttttgtcacaaaaaaaagtaaaatttacggTTTCAAAATGTATCATATCAAAAGCTTTTAAGTTTGTATGAATCAGCAAAAATATATTACCACGTAGTTCAATCAGAACGCTTTAAGAAGGAAATGAGACACATTGTATCTGAATGATGAACAAATTACTTACCAATATGACACCATTTTCCTGAGTATCCTTGTTGACATTTGCATTTATTAGGACCATAGCAGGATCCTCCATTTTTACAGGTCCTCTTGCATTTGACTGTAAGCAAGTAATAAGAGTTATAAGGAATGATTATTAAATATCTATATAGAATGATCATACCAAAGGAACATTTGAAAGTAAAGTTGTTGAAAATGTGAACAGATATGATATCATACATAACTTACTGAATTAAATGAACGAAGATGTAATTTAACATACATAACTTACTGAATTAAATGAACGAAGATGTAATTTAACATACATAATTTTCTTATTGAAGTCAGAATATTAAAGTACTATGCTGATTAGAACCGTCATTTAGAACTTCCAAAGTCAAAATATTGGAGAGGAGAAGATTATTAGAATGTCTGGATATCGATTTAATCAAGATAAAACCATCTGTATGTATGATCCAAACCGGTTACGTTCAACTCTGCCTCAAGGAGTTCGAATtatcattttttcagtaaatgtaacactatagttatcaaaggtaccaggatcagGTAACACATCAAACGAGAATGTGTGCGACAAATCATGACAAGTCCTTGCCATTCCGAAGCACTAACTTGTGAGAAGCagatttaaatacaaataaaatgttaagaaatcattttctacataagaaaatgtctgtaccaagtcaggaatatgacagttgttacccatTCGTTCGATATGTTTTAGCTTTAGATTTTTCCATTTGacaagggactttcctttttgaattttcctcgaagaaTTTTTGCGATTTAACTTTTGAGTTGGTTATTCTGTGAAACCAACACTTTCTGCCTTCCTAATTTTAGGATTTTAGCGCTCCCTATGAAgacaaaaatcaatatttataaacaaaacttatttctttcttttggtagctttctcttttttttatacagtAAAGTGCATAAGTACAAAATAAATTGGGAGCATGATGTGCTGTGTCAAGTTATACGGTATTTGTTCATTATATTTGAGACTCTTGTTGAATAAAATAATTCTGATAGAAAATTACTTACAATCTTCACATTTTTTACCAAAGTATCCTCgattacatttacatgtatcagGCAAAATACAGGAACCATGCTTGCATTTTGGTCTGCATATAgctataaataataaataatatatatatttttctaaattctcGACTTAAAATGGTAGTTtttccaaaatgaaaataatattatatatatttgctaCTCTTTTCTTGAACTTCAGAAACGCTAAAAACGTAATGGGAcgataattttgaaattgaaagcaAAAGATACATAAATACTTAAAAACCCAATGAGCAATATGATGCAGAGGGACTAATGTATTTGCTTCAAATTTTGTCTTTGTACAATTTGTAGTAAAGTGATAGTGATGAGCAATTGTTTTCCCATTTTGTAATAAGacaaaaatattgtttgattaGGGAAAAGCAAAGCGGTGTTCAAATTCAAACTCTTAAGTTTTGAAACATAGccgtaaatcataaaaaaaatcataaaaaaaatctttggaatATTTGTTTTGGTTTATAGAAATTATGTTTGTAAGTcttgattaatttaatttatgtatATACTACGTCACTTTTCATCAGCATGTAGAAGTTTTTTGTAATTGCAATCTGTTTTAGTATACATACCTTTATGACATCTTCTTCCACGAAATCCCTGAGGACATGAACATTTGTTCTTAGAAACACATTTCCCTCCATTCTGACATCCTTTTCTACATACAGCTATAAACACAAAATCGTCACTAAATGATCATTTGAAAACGTAaatgtagcaaaaaaaaaaacaaaaaaaaaacttttaaataataaTCTGATAAGACTCAACAGCATTTAACGTCAGTCATTTTGTCCATGTGTGTCTACTTCGTTATAAGACTTAGGACATAGTTTCCTTTTGCTTGCTTTTCATCTATCtcatataatttgaaataaaggataccTAGAAAGCATAGACTGCTTCATATCTTTCGTCTACAAATTGACCAGGATGGTCGTTTGCTAACTAAAGATTACCACTATATTGAcgatttcagttttccaattgtaaactttgcATTTCTGAGTAGAAACATTTCAGCCGCGGCTGCATATGGAGTATTATCCATTTTGATACCATATTCTTGGAAATTGGTATCATATTATGATTTCTTCCATAAAGAGTTGCTGTAAACAAGGAAGCGATCGATTTTCTTTCTCCTACTCGAGTTCATATGagtgttttgtcttttttttcttttgtctgCTTTCCACCATGTCTTGTGGGACTTGTACTTAACGTCGATAGACTCCCTTTATATTTAGTTAGCCGACAAAAATATTTTCTCTGGAAGTCTGCCATCCGGTAATAAATTTCTTGTTGAAGATCGACGTACGGGATGTATAAATTCGCAAACACGTGTTTTCGGAATGGAGAGAATTAAATCCTATACCTTTTTTTAGGGATTGTGCCATGTTCTCAAAATAAAGATTTTGGAAATATTGTATACagttattttacaaatataaataatttgactTCTTTTCTACAGGTTGGTATGTTTAACTATCAATAGATATTTGAAAATAAGGGGGCGTGACTTCCTTGTGTTAAAATTACCATAGAAGACgaaataaattaaaagcaaaaatgAGTATTTGCCATCAAAACTGTTTCACTTACGTTGAGAACAATCATTTCCAGTATATCCTCGTTTACATTTACACGTGTTGTGACGGATGCACTTTCCTCCATTATGGCATGTGATGTCACACGATGCTGTAATATATATGAAATAGACATTAAAGCAaaatttttgtataaatatttattgcAAATGAATCAAGTGTAATTTAAAAGGTATGTAGTGTAACAAAGCTAATGTGTGATTAATATATAACACCATGCTGACGATTACTTTTAAAAATCGCCGAAAAAAGTATATATcctttacacatgttacagaaTTATAAGTgacttttataattttcaaaatgtatacacatCTAATGATCTTAATAAAACGTCAACGCTGTAAATAGGGTGATTGCATCATTTAACTGTCCTTGACTGAAGATGTCTGTTGTTCTTCGGCAACAAGTTATTTGTTTGTGCGTTTGTTTGTGACGAGTGTTAGTTCTTCTGTATGTTTGTGATGTATTTCTGTCACGCAGTATTGTCTTTTTAGCGATTTATTTCTTTAACATTTTCATATAAGCATGAGGTTTGaatagccacaaaaccaggttcaaccaaccatttttgtcttaaaatgtcatataacaagtcaggaaaatggtagTTATTATCAAATAGTTCATTTCTATGGATGTTAGTGTTTGTttgtgttgcacttcagtgtttctgttgttcctttgcTTTCTCTTATagatgatgtgtttccctcggttttagtttgtaatccgaaTTTGTTTTCACTCAAtcgatttttgacttttgaacaccggtatactactgttgcattaaTTTAACATAGTGCGAACACTTTTTGGTTAGAATGGACTATCAATgaagatatatttttgtttacttgtaaATTGTCACGTTTTACTTACGAGTACAAAATGGTTCGGAGAACCCGGAGGGACAACTGCATATTCCAGGTTTTTCGCATTGGCCACCATTTAAACATGGTGGATTACAAATTGCTACAAATATGATATGTTATATATTAGTGTTAATACATGAAAAAAATGCAGTTATTAAGGTCAATTGTTACTAAAAGGCAAAAggaaaaagataccaaaaagatTTTCAAACTAAACctgggttgatctcaggtgctctacCTTAATCGGGAATCATGATTAAATGCAAAACAAGTGCATTTTGATTACTATGGAATCAATGCTTTTTTTGTTTagtcttttatttgttttaagtttatagtggattttttttctctcaggaTAATAGATTATTCTTTTCAACTATCTCATTCTTATGTATTAATGTGTAGAACAAATAAGGAACAAACCAAATAAGAACTGTACTGTATGTCAAGTTGGTCGATCCAGTTGAAAGAGAGATGACGTAAGGATTTCTGAATGTAGAGGGTGTAACACTCATCATACGTGAGGCATGGGATTTAACCTGCACTAATTCAGAAATATGCCATTCGTTTGAAGAGTTTGAGCTTTTGCTTTTatcatttgattacggactttccgttttgcattttcctaggagtttggtatttttgttattttatcgtTTTTTCCAACAACAGTAAAATTTTACATAACTAACAGCCCTTGTTTTTATTGCCAGGCGAAATAAGGCAACGTGACAATTCCTCTTTCCCTACTCAGCCTTTCGGATATCCACAAATGAAaggtcattttaattttatatttttcataaagataaattatcataaaaaccACAAATACCAACCATTTTCACAGTATTGTCCATAGTATCCGGATGGACAGAAGCAGACACCTGGTGACAGACACTTTCCTCCATTTCTACAAATCTTCTCACATGCAGCTGCAAAATGAGTCAAACACAATGTTATTCGATACTGACGGTAGACAGGTTTTCAGAAGATAGAACAAATTATAATTCATTTATATAGTGGACACATAAATAATGCTTGTaaggaaaatgaaataaaattatatggcATTTTCATTGATTCCTTATTCCTTTACCTTACtgtcaaacagaaaattaaaaagataagtA
It includes:
- the LOC139511990 gene encoding uncharacterized protein; the encoded protein is MAGKQIIRNVIKRHKCQPCADQKKKIVATAWCTECQVGLCSNCHKHHDSLKLTRYHHVISMRAFQAKITTGQLTQKMEKMQIKEHQQKQKIKKNNTQPEDPTTEKTPSESDPIDFSSNDIDMKAKMDSVIFKYFRTIEILKGDKTSVIKDLKVLSNEHVVMIDGNNNRILSSEIEGIKQNEFRLPGKPYCLAIAPDDTAAISLYDNGKVIMVDIFKRQIFREIVITCFGLVFTPEHLILNCGKTGIKAMDMNGDVYAVIPEVRGDGYLFIGHDGHVYCNSCGSNQIISCNIRRRLVKTFTTLSIEHPLGTTVDDEGFVYEVGVQSPSSSIISHEGSKASESIHMISPTGRHHRLVLTKQDGVNNPYAVFYDNERKNLLVANNFGESVVIYRKEDVFQK